The Glycine soja cultivar W05 chromosome 3, ASM419377v2, whole genome shotgun sequence genome window below encodes:
- the LOC114406270 gene encoding putative pentatricopeptide repeat-containing protein At4g17915 yields MPFWAPLKSSLSTKLLNITVSSLCKAKQIPNAETAIVDGIRLGVLPDVVTYNTLIDAYCRFATLDVAYSVLARMHDAGIPPDVVSFNTLISGAVRKSLFSKSLDLFDEMLKRGINPDAWSHNILMNCLFQLGKPDEANRVFKEIVLRDEVHPATYNIMINGLCKNGYVGNALSLFRNLQRHGFVPQVLTYNALINGLCKARRLKDARRVLKEFGETGNEPNAVTYTTVMTCCFRCRLFEEGLEILSEMRSLGFTFDGFAYCTVIAAMIKTGRMQEAEEIVEMMVSSGVRPDLVSYNTLINLYCRQGRLDDALRLLDEIEGEGLECDQYTHTIIVDGLCKAGNFDGAQRHLNYMNSLGFGSNLVAFNCFLDGLGKAGHIDHALRLFEVMEVKDSFTYTIVVHNLCRARRFLCASKVLVSCLKCGYQVLRATQRAVIVGLRSIGYANEARKVKLTIRLAQFVP; encoded by the coding sequence ATGCCGTTTTGGGCCCCACTCAAGTCAAGCCTCTCCACCAAGCTCCTCAACATAACCGTCTCCTCTCTCTGCAAAGCGAAGCAAATCCCCAATGCCGAAACGGCAATCGTCGACGGCATACGACTCGGCGTGCTCCCCGACGTGGTCACCTACAACACCCTAATCGATGCGTACTGTCGTTTCGCCACCCTTGATGTCGCTTACTCCGTTCTCGCGCGAATGCACGACGCCGGCATTCCCCCTGACGTTGTTTCATTCAATACCCTAATCTCCGGCGCTGTGAGAAAGTCTCTGTTCTCGAAGTCCCTCGACCTGTTCGACGAAATGCTCAAACGAGGCATCAACCCCGACGCATGGAGCCACAACATTCTAATGAACTGTTTATTCCAATTGGGAAAGCCCGACGAGGCGAATCGCGTTTTTAAAGAAATCGTGCTTCGCGACGAGGTCCACCCCGCTACATACAACATTATGATTAATGGCTTGTGCAAGAACGGTTACGTAGGGAATGCTTTGAGCTTGTTCAGGAATTTGCAGAGGCATGGTTTCGTGCCGCAGGTTTTGACGTACAACGCGCTTATTAACGGGCTCTGCAAGGCGAGGAGGCTGAAGGACGCGAGGAGAGTGCTGAAGGAGTTCGGAGAGACCGGCAACGAGCCCAACGCGGTTACTTATACCACCGTCATGACGTGCTGTTTCCGGTGCCGGTTATTCGAGGAAGGGTTGGAGATTTTGTCGGAGATGAGAAGTTTGGGGTTTACTTTCGACGGATTCGCGTATTGCACGGTGATCGCGGCGATGATCAAGACTGGCCGGATGCAGGAGGCCGAGGAGATTGTTGAGATGATGGTGAGTTCCGGCGTGAGGCCGGATCTTGTGTCGTATAATACTTTGATTAATCTTTATTGCAGGCAGGGGAGGCTTGATGATGCTTTGAGGTTGTTGGATGAGATTGAGGGGGAAGGCTTGGAGTGTGATCAGTATACACATACTATTATTGTTGATGGATTGTGTAAGGCTGGTAATTTTGATGGGGCTCAGAGGCATTTGAATTATATGAATTCGTTGGGTTTTGGATCCAATTTGGTTGCGTTTAATTGTTTTCTCGATGGTTTGGGGAAGGCCGGGCATATTGATCATGCTTTGAGATTGTTTGAGGTGATGGAGGTGAAGGATTCTTTTACTTATACTATAGTGGTGCACAACCTTTGTAGGGCGAGGCGGTTCCTTTGCGCATCCAAGGTTTTGGTTTCATGTTTGAAGTGTGGGTATCAAGTGTTGAGGGCCACTCAGCGGGCGGTTATTGTTGGTCTCCGGAGTATTGGGTATGCAAATGAGG